In Saccharomonospora marina XMU15, one genomic interval encodes:
- a CDS encoding extracellular solute-binding protein yields the protein MSENDIVIRASFCDYLYPGYMDPLFERAEEFNSIHPGYRVEVTGHDFRLLPQIVADAAARGDAPDIAGYFYTATQFARDTRDATGAPLFTSVEREIAGRTEILGERVVLDDIVPAARDYFSYDGELVSAPLTASTVVLLANAELIQAAGIERLPGTWRELEAACTAIAKHTDGSVKGVAWPNHGWFFQQAVGQQSGLLVDQANGRAGRAEKVHLASPEMMNYVRWWQRLHSNGHYLYAGAKADWMGAFDAFVEQRVAFLATTSVEVGRATTTAREAGFTAVAGPLPHNENAPNAGTSIGGDSLWLADGLEPAKRDGALAFIQYLLRPEHAATWHRANGRIPLTRPALELLESEGWFREHPNARVATDQLDRADGSPAALGMLVGAFAAIQYGAPDAMHDVLVEGAEPVSRFERAQAEAQQELTAYNAQCTGAQPRTPQHLTVAW from the coding sequence ATGAGCGAGAATGACATCGTCATCAGGGCCAGCTTCTGCGACTACCTGTACCCGGGATACATGGACCCGCTGTTCGAGCGAGCCGAGGAGTTCAACTCCATTCACCCGGGATACCGGGTCGAAGTCACCGGGCACGACTTCCGGTTGCTGCCGCAGATCGTCGCCGACGCGGCGGCACGCGGTGACGCCCCGGATATCGCCGGGTACTTCTACACCGCCACCCAGTTCGCACGCGACACCCGGGATGCCACCGGCGCCCCCCTGTTCACCTCGGTGGAGAGGGAGATCGCCGGTCGCACCGAGATCCTCGGCGAGCGAGTCGTGCTCGACGACATCGTCCCTGCCGCACGGGACTACTTCAGCTACGACGGTGAGCTGGTCTCCGCACCGCTCACCGCGTCCACCGTGGTGTTGCTTGCCAATGCCGAGCTGATCCAGGCGGCCGGGATCGAGAGGCTCCCCGGCACGTGGCGCGAACTCGAGGCAGCGTGCACCGCGATCGCGAAGCACACCGACGGCTCCGTCAAGGGCGTGGCCTGGCCCAATCACGGCTGGTTCTTCCAGCAGGCTGTCGGACAGCAGAGCGGGCTGCTCGTCGACCAGGCGAACGGAAGGGCGGGCCGCGCGGAGAAGGTCCACCTCGCATCGCCTGAGATGATGAACTACGTCCGGTGGTGGCAACGCCTTCACAGCAACGGCCATTACCTCTACGCCGGCGCGAAGGCCGACTGGATGGGCGCCTTCGACGCGTTCGTCGAGCAGCGGGTGGCCTTCCTCGCCACCACGTCGGTGGAGGTGGGGCGTGCCACCACGACAGCTCGCGAGGCCGGATTCACCGCCGTCGCCGGTCCACTGCCGCACAACGAGAACGCACCGAACGCGGGTACCTCCATCGGCGGCGACTCGTTGTGGCTGGCGGACGGACTCGAACCGGCGAAGAGGGACGGCGCGCTGGCGTTCATCCAGTACCTGCTGCGTCCCGAACACGCCGCCACGTGGCACCGCGCGAACGGTCGGATACCACTGACCCGGCCCGCCCTCGAACTACTCGAGTCCGAAGGCTGGTTCCGCGAACATCCCAACGCGCGGGTCGCCACCGACCAACTCGATCGGGCGGACGGCTCTCCGGCCGCACTCGGCATGTTGGTCGGCGCGTTCGCCGCGATCCAGTACGGCGCGCCGGACGCGATGCACGACGTTCTGGTCGAAGGCGCCGAGCCGGTGTCACGGTTCGAGCGAGCCCAAGCCGAAGCGCAACAAGAGCTCACGGCGTACAACGCACAATGCACCGGCGCGCAGCCGCGGACACCGCAACACCTCACCGTCGCCTGGTAA